From one Haloferax marinisediminis genomic stretch:
- the speB gene encoding agmatinase, giving the protein MFPGAIADREVAAYVLLGAPLDISTSFQPGTRFGPNRIRRFAESFDDYDRRTDLFFTEVAVHDAGDVRAWDDAPEYIDWLAGSVRDAVWDDAVPIVLGGEHTVTAAGVEGVEPDVFVCLDAHLDLRREYDGNEWSHATITRRVLDELGVDEAVILGARTGSPDEWERADADDVTVVAPEDVPDWEPDFDDESVYLSVDIDAADPAFAPGTGTKEPFGLTSREMRDVVRAVAPYTDGFDVVEVNDRDDGQAASLAAKLLREFVFSHAAAQD; this is encoded by the coding sequence ATGTTTCCCGGGGCAATCGCAGACCGTGAGGTCGCAGCGTACGTACTTCTCGGTGCCCCGCTCGACATCTCTACGTCCTTCCAACCAGGGACGCGGTTCGGACCGAACCGCATCCGTCGGTTCGCCGAGTCGTTCGACGACTACGACCGGCGTACCGACCTATTCTTCACAGAGGTAGCTGTCCACGACGCGGGAGACGTCCGCGCGTGGGACGACGCACCCGAGTACATCGATTGGCTCGCCGGGAGCGTCCGCGACGCCGTCTGGGACGACGCCGTCCCCATCGTCCTCGGTGGCGAACACACCGTCACCGCCGCAGGCGTCGAGGGCGTCGAACCGGACGTGTTCGTCTGTCTCGACGCACACCTCGACCTCAGACGCGAGTACGACGGCAACGAGTGGAGTCACGCGACGATTACGCGTCGCGTCCTCGACGAACTCGGCGTGGACGAAGCAGTCATCCTCGGCGCTCGCACCGGGTCACCCGACGAGTGGGAACGCGCCGACGCCGACGACGTGACCGTCGTCGCGCCCGAAGACGTGCCCGACTGGGAACCAGACTTCGACGACGAGTCGGTGTATTTGAGCGTCGATATCGACGCCGCCGACCCGGCGTTCGCGCCCGGAACAGGTACGAAAGAGCCGTTCGGCCTCACCTCGCGTGAGATGCGTGACGTCGTCCGGGCAGTCGCCCCGTACACAGACGGCTTCGACGTGGTCGAAGTCAACGACAGAGACGACGGGCAGGCCGCATCGCTCGCGGCGAAGTTGCTGCGAGAGTTCGTCTTCTCCCACGCCGCCGCGCAGGACTGA
- a CDS encoding translation initiation factor IF-5A — MAKEQKQVRELQEGSYVNMDDKPCKIYAYSTAKPGKHGSAKARVEARGVFDGKKRSLSQPVDAKVWVPIIERKQGQVVSVTGDDAQIMDLETYQTFTMRIPDDEDLNPEDEIEYLEFEGQRKIV, encoded by the coding sequence ATGGCGAAAGAGCAGAAGCAGGTGCGCGAGCTCCAAGAAGGAAGCTACGTCAACATGGACGACAAGCCGTGCAAAATCTACGCCTACAGTACCGCAAAGCCCGGTAAGCACGGCAGCGCCAAGGCCCGTGTCGAGGCCCGTGGCGTCTTCGACGGCAAGAAGCGTTCGCTCTCCCAGCCCGTCGACGCGAAGGTTTGGGTCCCAATCATCGAGCGAAAGCAGGGTCAGGTCGTCTCGGTCACCGGTGACGACGCCCAGATCATGGACCTCGAAACCTACCAGACGTTCACGATGCGCATCCCTGACGACGAAGACCTCAACCCCGAAGACGAGATCGAGTACCTCGAATTCGAGGGTCAGCGCAAGATCGTCTAA
- a CDS encoding DUF5518 domain-containing protein produces the protein MTQWRPVVAGVCLAACTEALVFSMTGQFTLVGGVTGSALAGYTVGTDPADGGWHGLMAGVVWGCVLMPVSVLLTFLNRTPILFPFQYLIPLFESPGELTTALMLALSLPNVASGALGSLGRRDAQGTWFDPSMAEADTVDDA, from the coding sequence ATGACCCAGTGGCGCCCGGTGGTGGCGGGTGTGTGCCTCGCGGCGTGTACTGAAGCACTCGTCTTCTCCATGACGGGTCAGTTTACGCTCGTCGGCGGTGTCACCGGAAGTGCGCTCGCGGGCTACACCGTCGGGACAGACCCTGCTGACGGTGGCTGGCACGGGTTGATGGCGGGCGTCGTCTGGGGATGTGTCTTGATGCCTGTCTCGGTCCTCCTCACGTTCCTCAACCGGACGCCGATTCTCTTTCCGTTTCAGTACCTCATCCCGCTGTTCGAGTCACCCGGCGAACTCACGACCGCACTCATGTTGGCGCTCTCGTTGCCGAACGTCGCGTCGGGAGCACTCGGGAGTCTTGGTCGTCGTGACGCCCAAGGCACGTGGTTCGACCCGTCGATGGCGGAGGCCGACACCGTCGACGACGCCTGA
- a CDS encoding ABC1 kinase family protein: protein MVTLVNLRSYWRFLIVVYQFFPLIVAYTRDKRKYLFFGRGRRVSSEMRVERAEILLESLLTLGPTFIKLGQLLSTRPDILPPEYIDVLGSLQDDVPPAPWEESKAVLEAELGPVDEAFDSFDTDPISGASLGQVYVAEYDGEKVAVKIRRPGIEELVEADLRVIRWSLPLLMRFIGQGRAFSLENLADEFAKTIREEMDYDEEAATLEQIQENFADDDTLVIPEPIHERSDDRVLTMEYLPGTKINNVAALDELGIDRTELATNLQRTYLQMIVQDGVFHADPHPGNLSVTDDGRIIFYDFGMHGEVDPFIQEKIVEFYIAVANQDVDGILDTLIEMGTLSPNVDRQVMGDVMELAIADARGDDIEQYRVNQILEQVESTIYEFPLRLPRNLALVLRVAGVVEGVCVTLDPDFDFIAVATDYLTEQGYREESIEKVAKGVGQQAQKTAQSLFRVPPKLERVLDRADRENLTVNVRLEDNKGVLDKLAKRLIYGIFLSFGFVSTVIIYALDPQNLLAVGAAGVPTALVVILLWRSFRGRKGIKATPQFTRQNLRQRREE from the coding sequence GTGGTCACGCTGGTCAATCTCCGCTCCTACTGGCGGTTCCTCATCGTCGTCTACCAGTTCTTCCCGCTCATCGTCGCGTACACCCGCGACAAGCGGAAGTACCTGTTCTTCGGTCGCGGTCGCCGCGTCTCGTCAGAGATGCGTGTCGAACGCGCCGAAATCCTCCTCGAGTCACTACTGACGCTCGGACCGACGTTCATCAAACTCGGCCAACTGCTGTCGACACGGCCCGACATCCTCCCACCGGAGTACATCGACGTCCTCGGCAGTCTCCAGGACGACGTGCCTCCCGCACCGTGGGAAGAGTCGAAAGCCGTCCTCGAAGCAGAGCTCGGCCCAGTCGACGAGGCGTTCGACTCGTTCGACACCGACCCGATAAGCGGCGCGAGTCTCGGACAGGTGTACGTGGCAGAGTACGACGGCGAGAAAGTCGCCGTCAAGATTCGTCGCCCCGGCATCGAAGAACTCGTCGAGGCCGACCTTCGGGTGATTCGCTGGTCGCTTCCCCTCCTGATGCGGTTCATCGGGCAGGGACGCGCCTTCTCGCTGGAGAACCTCGCCGACGAGTTCGCCAAGACCATCCGCGAAGAGATGGACTACGACGAAGAAGCAGCGACGCTCGAGCAGATTCAGGAGAACTTCGCGGACGACGACACCCTCGTCATCCCGGAACCCATCCACGAGCGCTCTGACGACCGTGTACTCACGATGGAGTACCTCCCGGGGACGAAGATAAACAACGTCGCCGCACTCGACGAACTCGGTATCGACCGGACCGAACTGGCGACGAACCTGCAGCGAACCTACCTGCAGATGATCGTCCAAGACGGCGTCTTCCACGCTGACCCGCACCCGGGGAACCTGTCTGTGACCGACGACGGGCGAATCATCTTCTACGACTTCGGGATGCACGGCGAAGTCGACCCGTTCATCCAAGAGAAGATTGTGGAGTTCTACATCGCCGTCGCCAACCAGGACGTCGACGGCATCCTCGACACGCTCATCGAGATGGGGACGCTCAGCCCCAACGTCGACCGTCAGGTGATGGGCGACGTGATGGAACTCGCCATCGCCGACGCTCGCGGTGACGACATCGAACAGTACCGGGTGAATCAGATTCTCGAACAGGTGGAGTCGACCATCTACGAGTTCCCGCTCAGACTCCCGCGAAACCTCGCGCTCGTCTTGCGCGTCGCGGGTGTCGTCGAAGGCGTCTGTGTCACGCTCGACCCAGACTTCGACTTCATCGCAGTCGCGACCGACTACCTTACAGAACAGGGTTACCGCGAAGAGAGTATCGAGAAAGTGGCGAAAGGCGTCGGCCAACAGGCCCAGAAAACCGCGCAGTCGCTGTTCCGTGTCCCGCCGAAACTCGAACGCGTCCTCGACAGGGCCGACCGCGAAAACCTGACCGTCAACGTCCGCCTCGAAGACAACAAAGGCGTCCTCGACAAACTGGCGAAGCGACTCATCTACGGAATCTTCCTCTCGTTCGGGTTCGTCTCGACGGTCATCATCTACGCACTGGACCCACAGAACCTCCTCGCCGTCGGCGCAGCAGGCGTCCCCACGGCGCTCGTCGTGATTCTCCTGTGGCGGTCGTTCCGCGGGCGCAAGGGCATCAAGGCGACGCCGCAGTTCACGAGGCAGAACCTCCGACAGCGCCGCGAAGAGTAA
- a CDS encoding Hsp20/alpha crystallin family protein codes for MSTLRDALSELPDAVFADLLESETSYLLVLDLPGVTAETADLKVETGRLVVEARRDKQLSPEFDYVREERPLFLDAELPLPPDAVADEAKASMERGVLEVRLPKREATSKRTIPITAGDDDEQSSSAHQTESGDDDEETSSGRQNNSGDNA; via the coding sequence ATGTCAACATTGCGCGACGCGCTGTCCGAACTTCCGGACGCGGTGTTCGCCGACCTGTTGGAGTCCGAAACGTCGTACCTGTTGGTTCTCGACCTCCCGGGCGTGACCGCCGAGACTGCCGACCTCAAAGTCGAAACAGGCCGATTGGTCGTCGAAGCGCGGCGTGACAAGCAACTCTCGCCGGAGTTCGATTACGTGCGCGAAGAGCGACCACTGTTCCTCGACGCCGAACTCCCACTGCCTCCGGACGCAGTCGCCGACGAGGCCAAAGCATCGATGGAACGCGGGGTCCTCGAGGTTCGCCTCCCCAAGCGTGAGGCCACCTCGAAGCGGACCATTCCCATCACCGCCGGCGACGATGACGAGCAGAGCTCGTCTGCCCACCAGACAGAATCTGGTGACGATGACGAGGAAACCTCGTCAGGCCGCCAGAATAATTCCGGCGACAACGCCTGA